The Hevea brasiliensis isolate MT/VB/25A 57/8 chromosome 9, ASM3005281v1, whole genome shotgun sequence nucleotide sequence TTAAAGCACAAATACTAGCATTTAGGCGACTGAAGGTCTGAagctagctctctctctctctctctctctctctctctctctttcaagtgctctcactctctctctctctctctctttcaagTGCTCTCACTTCTTGTCATCGTACATTTCTCTAAGTGCAGTTGAGAACATTAATTGACTTAATAATTTCTAAGAAGTCAATGTCGATTCCTTCTTTGTAAATTGACAGAAAGGAGAAGGTACACTTCCTCAAGAGCTTCTTCGAGCTATTGCTCCTCCTTCTCTTGAGTTGCAGCAGCAATTACTTCCTGCAGGAGGAGGTAATCAGGATCGATCTGGTGGGAAGATTCCTGAGGACCAACCTAGGCATTTGGAATCCAATGAGAAGAACTCTCAGGAAATACCATCTGTTAATGGACAGAATGTCACGAAAGAGGAAGCATTTGCAGGAGATGAGAAAGCAACTGTCTCAGCAAGTCATATGCAAGCCACAACAGCTGCAACAAAGGAACCTGCAACATCAGTGACtgctgaaaaagaagagcagcaAACTGCTACATTTCCTGTTAAGTCCGACCAGGAGGTGGAACGAAGTGTTCAGAAAACACCTGTTAGAAGAGATGTTGCAGCTGACATGGGAAAAGCAGTTGCATCACAGTTTCCTGTGTCTGATGCAGCACAAGTGAAGAAACCTGCACAAACAAGCACTCCACCCCAGTCAAAAGATACTGGCTCTGCCAGAAAGTATCATGGACCATTATTTGATTTTCCCTTCTTTACCAGGAAGCATGATTCCATTGGGTCATCAGGGATGATCAACACTAACAATAATCTAGCATTGGCATATGATGTCAAAGATCTTCTTTTTGAGGAAGGCATGGAAGTGCTTAACAAGAAGAGGTCAGAAAATCTGAAGAAAATCAATGGTTTACTGGCAGTAAATCTGGAGAGGAAAAGGATTAGACCGGATCTTGTGTTACGGTTACAAATTGAAGAAAAAAAGCTTAGGCTTCTCGATTTACAGGCACGCTTAAGAGATGAAGTAGATCAACAACAGCAGGAGATAATGGCAATGCCTGACAGGCCATATCGGAAGTTTGTTCGGTTATGTGAGCGTCAACGGATGGAGCAAGCAAGACAAGTACAGGCCTCTCAAAAAGCCATGAGAGAGAAACAATTGAAGTCCATCTTCCAGTGGCGTAAGAAACTTCTTGAGGCCCACTGGGCCATCCGTGACGCGCGAATTGCCCGCAACAGAGGAGTTGCCAAATACCATGAGAGAACATTGAGAGAATTTTCTAAGAGAAAGGATGATGATCGGAATAAAAGGATGGAGGCATTAAAGAACAATGACGTTGAAAGGTATCGGGAAATGTTGCTGGAGCAGCAGACTAGCATCCAAGGTGATGCTGCTGAGAGATATGCTGTTCTCTCATCGTTCTTGACTCAGACTGAAGAATATCTTCATAAATTGGGTAGTAAAATAACAGCTGCCAAGAATCAGCAGGAAGTAGAGGAGGCTGCAAATGCTGCAGCTGCAGCTGCAAGACTGCAGGCATGCTTTTTTCAACTCCCTCTTTTCCCTTCCCAATTCTCTCTCTCTTCCCCTCTATCCCTCAGCAACACCCGCCACCtggttattgatttttttttttgtatttgtaaaccaAAATCTTTccttttttgttttcttgctcTATGCAATAATTGATTTCAGATCTGCTAATCCATTTATTTGTTGATATAGGGTCTGTCAGACGAAGAAATAAGGACAGCAGCTGCATGTGCTGGAGGGGAAGTAATGATAAGAAACCAATTTATGGAAATGAATGCACCCAAGGATAGTTCATCTGTTAGCAAGTTAGTTATTTGATTATATGCTCCATATTTTTCTGCTTTGGTTGCCTGAATCAGATGGAAGTTTCGTTTCATGTAATGTATTCCAATTGTGTCTAGGATATGCAACAATTCTTCTGTTCGGAATTAATACTTTTCCTGAAAAAGTCCATGTTTTAGTGTGATAGGTTTAACTTTGTTATTCCTTGTGGTTTTCGCCAGATATTACCATCTTGCTCATGCGGTCAATGAGAGGGTCATAAGGCAGCCTTCCATGCTACGGGCTGGAACCTTGCGAGATTATCAGCTTGTAGGTTGCTAATGTTGAgtatatttcaatttttttttttaactatcaTTATTGTGTTGCTAATTAAAACTTTGAGCTGCTTACATCAGTGCTTGTTTATACTTTATCCCCTTTAGGTAGGGTTGCAATGGATGCTCTCTCTGTATAACAATAAATTAAATGGAATCCTGGCGGATGAGATGGGTCTTGGAAAGACTGTTCAGGTGACTTTCTGTTGCCGTGTTGCCTTAAACCTTTTTAAACACATCTTCTTAGAAAATAGAAAACCTGGAAAAAcaatcttatgttttgtttttctcgaAACTCTATGCCTATGGTTTCATATATCATTAGCAGGGTAAATTACTTTTTAGTTCATGAGTTTTGCCATAATTAGCACTTTTGTCCTTGTAATTTAAATATGATACACAGTTAAGTCCTTCCATtcaaatttaaatcaattttctgtTAAGTCAATAGAATATCAATGGTACAATGAGAGAGAAATATTTTAAATCCCAAAAATACTTTCATTTTCTCCCTTTCCCTTCTGTCtatcccatctctctctctctctctctctctctctctccctttggtTCCTCTCCTCTGCTTGACACCATCACAGACTCATGGAATTGACACCACTTCAGCCACCTGCAACCTTCTCCACATCCAAAGCCTCAAAGACCACCCTCATCCTTCCCAAGAGCGTCAACTCTAATCCCTTGCCCCACTTTTCAACACCTACTATTTACGCAGCAACATCAACCGAAATACCATACCCATCTCCTTCAACACCTCAACCTCACCTGATTTCCAAAAGCCCCATTCTCAAACCCATCGCCCCTTGAAACAGAAACGTAAAAGAGTGAATTTCTGAAAATGTTGATCTAACCCATGTCAAGCACAACCATAGGCGCCACAAGGTATGCGAATTTCGCTCCAAACCTTCTGCCTTGGTTCTCTCAAGTACCCACAAGGTCTATGATTGCCGTTTGACGAAACCATTCCTCGCCATGGTTCTTGCCATTCTTCAATTGAAGAATGCAATTGAGAACCACCAACAAGCTGAAAAGGAATTTTGTGCTAATATAGTGAATGATGGTGCAAAATCTGACTGTTACAAGATATGGGAGAGGCTATATTTCTTGGTTCCCTGCACTTGCAGGTGGAGGTGAACTTTTGGCAGGTGGCATAGATATTGTTGGTGGGAGTGAATTGGTAGGTGGCGGTTGATTTGCAAGTGGTTTTGATGGATAACAAGCAATGATTTTTGGATCTCTCTGTCTTTGTCTTCTGGTGTTATGGACAGTGATGGAGTGGGTGGAGTTCAAGGTGTATTACTTTGATCCCGAGATTTTTCGAAATCTAATCTCCACTTCCATGAGGCAAGCGCTTGAACAGCCACTCAATTACACGAGAATTCACTTGGCTGATCTGCTGAGGCTTGTGTTTGCAGAGTGATTTACTTGGACTCTGATTTAATCGTGGTTCGCTGATGATATTGCAAAGCTGGGTCTTCAAGGCTTTGGACTGTTGTCGATTCTGTGGGTCTATTGGGTATACGGAGCTGAGAAAGGAATGGAAAATAGTTTGCAAAGCTGGGTCTTCTAGGCTTTGGACTGGCATAGATTCTATGGGTCTATTGGGTAGAGGACAAGAGcaagcgagagagagagagagagagagagagagagagaaatgggtaGAAAGGagggaaagagagaaaatgagggtATTTTAGTCAATTTTCAGACAGTTAACAGAAAATTCGACTGAGGGACCTTGAATTTGACAGAATTAAAACACAGGGACATAACCATTGACTTTTAGAAGTGCAGGGACAAAAGTGTTAATTATGACATAACTCAAGGACTGAAAAGTAATTTACCCTTGGAATAATTCATGGATCAGACAACACAATATTTTTTGCACACTTGTGCTGTTCTTAAATGCTATCTCTACCGTGCAGGTGATGTCACTGATTGCTTATCTGATGGAATTTAAAGGAAACTATGGTCCGCATCTTATAATTGTCCCTAACGCTGTGATGGTAAATTGGAAGGTACGTTACTTTTTGGTTGCTTGTGGAGggcttgttattgttgttgtctaaCATGTCTAATTGGGTTCATGCTGCAGAGTGAGTTCCATAACTGGCTTCCATCTGTATCATGCATTTTTTATGTTGGTGGAAAAGATCAACGGTCAAAATTATTTTCTCAAGTAAGAAAAATGTGTTTACTTGTTCATTTGATCTTTTGAGTTTCCTGTGAATTGCTGAAGTTTCTTTTACTGTTATTCTGTAGGAGGTTTCTGCTATGAAATTTAATGTTCTTGTGACAACTTATGAATTTATCATGTATGATCGGTCAAAACTTTCTAAAGTGGATTGGAAGTATATCATAATTGATGAAGCACAGAGAATGAAGGACAGGGAATCGGTTTTAGCCCGTGATCTTGACAGATATCGCTGCCAGAGGCGCTTACTTCTTACAGGGACACCATTACAGGTATATGTTAAAGGCATCTCTCTAGTAAACAGTAATATGCTTTTACCTAAACTTATGTAAATGCTTGGGGTTTTGTGAGGCCTTAGCTAAATTATACTATTTCTTTTCTTGGTTGGGTGTGTCTATGGTTGGGCTGCTATTTGCTTTTTTCCTGTATTATTTCTTCATGCTAGTGTGCTTGCCCAGATATGCACAAAAAGCCATCAGCTGAGCTGATTTTACTTGTTGAACTGAACTTTAAGTTAATTAAGGAAGCATGCTTGTCATTATCTCAGATTTATTTTGGTTCTATAAAGGTGTCTATAATACTTGCATGCATGGCTTTTCTGTTTCATGTATTATGCGCTTATAAAGGATGGGACAATGGGTAATACCAGTGTGCAAGAGAAAAAAGTTCCAAAGTACTTGGTAACATTATTTTTCAATTATTGAAAAGTCTGCTTTGTCTGATATGTTTTATTAGCATTCTTGAACTGAGATTTAGAAATGGAGCCTAGGCAAGAAAGATATGCAAATTTTGGCTATGTTCTGGACTAGGATGATTCTGAAAGTAGGATTTAGTGGGTGTAATGGCTTGGCTACTTATTTGtaacttttaatttaaaatatattatttaacttataagttaatttaaaaaaaaatagtttgtTTGGTAAActattaaaattaacttttgaataatttaagtatttagtTAAAAGGGTCttaaaaggaacttaatttgtcaaaatgactaaaatgtatATATCATTGAGTGTTGTGATTGTTAAAATTAGGATACTgttgatattttttaaaattattagaataatataGTCTTTTACCGGGTTAAAGAGTAGTTTTAAAATAAGTCATATGTAAGTGTACTTTACTTATGACTTTTGACTTATTTTAAGTAGCTTTTTTAACTTACAAGCTAAAACAAATATTAATATACTTTCGACTTTCTACTTATAAATAAGTTTGACTAACTTATAGGCCAAACCAAACACTCTCTTGATACTTGCATTTTTTGTTTTTTCTTATAATACTGCAGAAATGGAAGGTAACAAACCATTACTGGTCCTGTGGCATCTAGTTATATATCTGTTTACACAATAAATTATTCTACTAGGGTTACAAATGACCCATAAAACGGCTTCAATGTATGGTCAGTATAATGGAGTGGACACAGTAATGGATAGGAATTAAATCTTTTGAATTCAATGTCTATGGAGTTCAATTGTTATAATGTGAAAAATGAGGCCCAAATTTGGTGTTTTAACATTCTGAACATGGAATTCTGATCATTAATTTGGAGCAGCCCACTAGGGAAATGTGACATGGACCAAATTTTGTTCTGCAGAATGATTTGAAGGAGCTTTGGTCACTTTTAAATCTACTTTTACCAGAAGTTTTTGATAATCGGAAAGCATTTCATGATTGGTTCTCAAAACCCTTTCAAAAGGAAGGTCCTGCACATGATGCAGAGGATGACTGGCTTGAAACTGAAAAGAAGGTCATCATCATTCACCGCCTTCATCAAATTTTGGAGCCTTTTATGCTTAGACGTCGTGTTGAAGATGTGGAAGGTTCGCTTCCACCCAAGGTATGCTATTGGTCAGTTACGGTTGATCATGTCTTTCCCACTGCTTGATTCTAATATCAGTGCTGCATTGCAGGTTTCAATTGTTTTGAGATGTAGAATGTCTGCTATTCAGAGTGCCATTTACGATTGGATCAAATCTACTGGTACTCTTCGAGTTGATCCTGAAGATGAGAAGCGCAGGGTCCAAAAAAATCCAATATACCAGCCTAAGGTGTACAAAACTTTAAATAACAGATGTATGGAACTTCGGAAGGCTTGCAATCATCCTTTGCTCAATTACCCTTATTTTAGCGACTTTTCCAAGGATTTCCTTGTTAGATCCTGTGGGAAGTTGTGGGTTCTGGATAGGATCCTCACAAAACTTCAAAGGACAGGGCATCGGGTACTACTTTTTAGTACAATGACAAAGCTCCTTGATATAGTGGAAGAGTACTTGCAATGGCGAAGGCTGGTATACAGGAGGATTGATGGAACAACTAGCCTGGAAGATCGAGAATCAGCTATTGTGGACTTTAACAGCTATAATTCTGACTGCTTTATCTTCTTGCTTAGCATTCGTGCAGCTGGAAGGGGTCTTAATCTTCAATCTGCTGACACAGTTATCATATATGATCCTGATCCAAACCCTAAAAATGAGGAGCAGGCAGTGGCTAGAGCCCACCGAATTGGACAGACAAGAGAGGTCAAAGTCATTTATATGGAAGCCGTTGTTGACAAAATTTCTAGCCATCAGAAAGAGGATGAATTAAGAAGTGGAGGTTCACTTGATCTAGAAGATGACCTTGCTGGTAAAGATCGATACATGGGGTCTATTGAGAGCCTCATAAGGAATAATATTCAACAATATAAGATTGACATGGCTGATGAGGTTATCAATGCTGGACGCTTTGACCAAATAACAACACATGAAGAGAGACGCATGACTTTGGAGACATTACTACATGATGAAGAGCGTTATCAAGAAACAGTCCATGACGTTCCATCACTGCTAGAGGTAAATCGCATGATAGCAAGGAGTGAAGAtgaagttgaattatttgatcaaatggatgAAGAGCTGGATTGGACTGAAGAGATGACAAGCTATGACCAGGTACCTAAATGGCTTCGTGCCAGTACAAGAGATGTGAATGCTGCAATTGCTAATTTATCAAAGAAACCTTCAAAAAATATCTTGTTTGCTAGTGGTATGGGTATGGAAACCAATGAAGTTGAAACTGAAAGAAAAAGGGGGAGACCCAAGGGGAAAAAGTCTCCTAACTACAAAGAAATTGATGATGACAATGGGGAATACTCTGAGGCTAGTTCTGATGAGAGGAATGGATATTCTGCACGTGAAGAAGAGGGAGAAATCCGAGAATTTGAAGATGATGAATCTAGTGGTGCTATTGAGGCACCTCCCATCATTAAGGACCAATCAGAAGATGATGGTCCAGCATGCGATGGTGGGTATGAGTATCACCGGGCTTCAGAAAGTACTAGAAATAATCAGATGGTAGAAGAAGCTGGTTCCGCTGGATCTTCCTCTGATAATCGAAGAATGACAAGAATGGTGTCTCCTGTTTCTTCACAGAAATTTGGGTCCCTTTCTGCATTAGATGCTAGACCAGATTCTGTTACTAAAAAGCTGGTATGTTTCTTATCTTTCTGTACTTGTGCTGTCATTGGATTGGTCAGATGTTGCTATCTATTCACTGAATTCTGTTATTTTGTTTCCAGGCAGATGAATTGGAGGAAGGGGAAATTGCAGTGTCTGGAGATTCTCACATGGATCACCAGCAATCTGGAAGTTGGATACAGGATCGTGATGAAGGTGAAGATGAACAGGTTCTGCAACCTAAGATAAAACGGAAACGTAGTATTCGGGTTCGTCCACGCCATACCTTAGAAAAACCAGAGAAGTCTGGCGTTGAGGCGCATCGTGGAGATTCAGGTTTGATGCCATTCCAAGTGGACCATAAACATCAATCACAGTTGAGGACTGATGCTGAAATGAAAACATTTGGACAGCCCAGTGCTTCCAGGCATGATCAGACTGATTCCTCAAAAGGCAGGAGAAACTTACCATCAAGGAGAATAGCTAATACAACGAAGTTGCATGCTTCACCAAAGTCTAGCAGATTGAATATACAGTCTGCTCCAGCAGAAGATGCTGCTGAACTCTCCAGAGAGAATTGGGATGGCAAAGTTACAAATCGAAGTGGAAACTCTTTGTTGGGCTCTAGGATGTCAGATGTCATCCAGAGAAGGGTATGTTTGATTCACTGTATTTTGACATTGTTTTTCATATTATCATATAGGATTACCTGAAAATTCTTTGTCATTCATCAGCTTATAGCAGCTGAAATAAGGTCGTGGAATTGGAAAATCATGGTTGGCCTCTTAGATGATTTATCATGATTTAGGATCTGATGATGTTTTATGGTTGTTGAATTGCTTTATATTCTAATAGCGCTGTAGCCTCATGGGTGGGAaataggaatagaaatggagCATAGCATCTTTTTCAATTCCCATCCCTGCCCCATTTGGAAAAGAGTTTGAGTCGGGACTGTtattcccattttatttttataatttgtaAAACTATTAAAAATATGTGGttctattaatatttaaatattattagttaatatttgattaaaaaaataacatttagtaaTAAATGGTATATTTTCAAACTTAAACAACTTTTTGCTTATCCATATAACTCAAAATCATAATACAAGTATATGTAGCAGTGTTGTACCCTCGGTTACTTTTCGCCTTCCACCTCACTTCTTCATTGTAATGCATTTAATATTTTATGATGAATTTGTTTTGAGAAGAATGTCATGGCATATTCACCAATACAGCATCTCTCTCCCTTATACTTTATTGATTCTATTtcatttgttttattattttattaatgtatgCCTTGTACCTTGAAGTTTTATGGTGAACATTAGACTTTAACAACTtaaatagtattttaatttcatgaatatggTGGTTGtgctatattatttatttatttgtttattaactGGAAGTTCTCATTTGTGCAGTGTAAAAATGTAATTAGCAAGTTTCAAAGGAGAATAGACAAGGAAGGCCAACAAATTGTGCCTCTTCTAACAGCCTTGTGGAAGaggattgagaattctagttgcATGAGTGGTGCTGGAAATAATCTTTTGGATTTGCGGAAGATTGAATTGCGTGTTGACAGATTAGAATACAATGGAGTCATGGAGCTTGTATTCGATGTGCAATTTATGTTGAAGGGCGCAATGCAATTCTATGGGTTCTCGCATGAGGTATAATTGCCCTATTAACTGCTTTTTTCTTCCAGATGATACTCATTAACTTGTTCCTTTCTCGTATGTCCTTTGGGAGAATGCTTTCGAGGTTGTTTCTTGAAGCAACTCTGTGGAAGCATAGTTGAGCATATTTAGGTCTCTACCATGTTGGTTTGGTTGGTCTGCTTTAAGATGTCTTTCAATTAAAAAGTGCAATACATTTAAAATTGTGTCATGCCACACTGCGGCAGTTTAGAACTTGGGATGCATTTCGCCAATTCTGACGTATAAAATTTAAGATACTAAATTAAACAAAATGATATTCTGAATGATACAAATAATTCACCTAAAATGCTTTTCTTGGTTTGTCTCGACTCAATTTTCCTTTCCAGAAACCAATCGTCTTTGACAAATCTTATTCTTTTGTCATGCTTGGTTGCCTAAAAATAAAGTTCCAAAATTATTCCTCTTGTATTGTATCTGTTGATAAATTTATTAACTGTTATAATCTCAAGGTATATTTAAATCATGCAGGTGAGATCTGAAGCAAGGAAAGTACATGATCTCTTTTTTGACATCTTGAAGATTGCATTCCCTGACACTGACTTCCGAGAAGCCAGAAATGCACTCTCTTTTTCTAGCACCAGTTCTACTCCATCACCAAGACCAGCAGCTATAGGACAAAGCAAGAGACACAGGATAATAAATGAGGTAGAACCAGACAATAGTTCTAGCCATAGGCCGATTCAACAAGGATCAATACCTACTGGTGATGACACAAGGATCAAAGTCCACTTGCCAAAGGAAACAAGGCATGGGAGTGGGACTGGCAGTAGTCGGGAACAATGCCAGCAGGGTGATTCTCCACATCCAGGGGAGTTGGTTATCTGCAAGAAGAAGAGGAAAGACAGGGATAAGTCGGTGGTTAAGTCAAGGACTGGATCTAGTGGCCCAGTTTCTCCCCCTAGCATGGGTCGTAATATAACGAATCCAGTTCCAGGTTCAGTCTCTAAGGATATGAGAGTGGCTCAGCAGAATTCCCATCAACAAGGGTGGGCCAACCAACCTCAACCAGCAAATAATAGCAGCatcggtggtggtggtggtggtggcaatgTTGGTTGGGCAAATCCTGTAAAAAGGTTGAGGACAGATGCTGGTAAAAGGAGGCCAAGCCATTTATGACTTCCTAATGAAGATAGTGTATAATGGAAAGAAAAATTGTTGCTGTTAAGTTGAGCTGCAATAGTGGCCCTTTGTGGCCTTTAACAAGTGCAGTTAGTCTATACTGTTAATATAGCGTAGGTGATTGATCATTGTATACTGGTCCTTCCATGATTTGAGAAATCCAATAGTTTTCACCTCTGCATCTTGCAGTTATACCATGCCTCTGTTACATTGTTTATAGCGCTTACGCCATGGTTAAATGGTATTCACATTACAAGAGTCCGATTTACCTTCCCT carries:
- the LOC110649534 gene encoding ATP-dependent helicase BRM, giving the protein MQSAGGGGGGPSRVGPAGRAASTSSAASPSSSSSAVSTPQLGFDSVQQQQQQQQMGSRQALQHQLLRKPEGNETLLAYQAGAFQGVMGGSSFSSSPGSMQMPQQSRKFFDLAQQHGSSQDGQNRNQAAEQVVLNPVQQAYLQFALQQQKSFLAMQSQQAAKMGILGPATSKDQDMRMGNLKMQELMSMQAANQAQASSSKISPESFSRGEKSVEQAQQLASEQRNEQKPPSQPAVIGQLMPSNVIRPMQAPQTQQSLQNMANNQLAMAAQLQAMQAWALERNIDLSLPANANLMAQLIPLMQSRMASQQKANESSAGPQTSPVPVSMSKHQVASPPVASESSPCANSSSDASGQSGPPKVRQSVSTAPSGPRSNAGIINNTNNLAGQQLAFHSRENQVPPRTGGGLGNGMPVMLPPQSSTNVSQGADQTFPAKNALNSPENLQIQHLKQLSRSSLQPAGPSNDGGSINHFPSQGGPAVLMAQPRVGFTKQQLHVLKAQILAFRRLKKGEGTLPQELLRAIAPPSLELQQQLLPAGGGNQDRSGGKIPEDQPRHLESNEKNSQEIPSVNGQNVTKEEAFAGDEKATVSASHMQATTAATKEPATSVTAEKEEQQTATFPVKSDQEVERSVQKTPVRRDVAADMGKAVASQFPVSDAAQVKKPAQTSTPPQSKDTGSARKYHGPLFDFPFFTRKHDSIGSSGMINTNNNLALAYDVKDLLFEEGMEVLNKKRSENLKKINGLLAVNLERKRIRPDLVLRLQIEEKKLRLLDLQARLRDEVDQQQQEIMAMPDRPYRKFVRLCERQRMEQARQVQASQKAMREKQLKSIFQWRKKLLEAHWAIRDARIARNRGVAKYHERTLREFSKRKDDDRNKRMEALKNNDVERYREMLLEQQTSIQGDAAERYAVLSSFLTQTEEYLHKLGSKITAAKNQQEVEEAANAAAAAARLQGLSDEEIRTAAACAGGEVMIRNQFMEMNAPKDSSSVSKYYHLAHAVNERVIRQPSMLRAGTLRDYQLVGLQWMLSLYNNKLNGILADEMGLGKTVQVMSLIAYLMEFKGNYGPHLIIVPNAVMVNWKSEFHNWLPSVSCIFYVGGKDQRSKLFSQEVSAMKFNVLVTTYEFIMYDRSKLSKVDWKYIIIDEAQRMKDRESVLARDLDRYRCQRRLLLTGTPLQNDLKELWSLLNLLLPEVFDNRKAFHDWFSKPFQKEGPAHDAEDDWLETEKKVIIIHRLHQILEPFMLRRRVEDVEGSLPPKVSIVLRCRMSAIQSAIYDWIKSTGTLRVDPEDEKRRVQKNPIYQPKVYKTLNNRCMELRKACNHPLLNYPYFSDFSKDFLVRSCGKLWVLDRILTKLQRTGHRVLLFSTMTKLLDIVEEYLQWRRLVYRRIDGTTSLEDRESAIVDFNSYNSDCFIFLLSIRAAGRGLNLQSADTVIIYDPDPNPKNEEQAVARAHRIGQTREVKVIYMEAVVDKISSHQKEDELRSGGSLDLEDDLAGKDRYMGSIESLIRNNIQQYKIDMADEVINAGRFDQITTHEERRMTLETLLHDEERYQETVHDVPSLLEVNRMIARSEDEVELFDQMDEELDWTEEMTSYDQVPKWLRASTRDVNAAIANLSKKPSKNILFASGMGMETNEVETERKRGRPKGKKSPNYKEIDDDNGEYSEASSDERNGYSAREEEGEIREFEDDESSGAIEAPPIIKDQSEDDGPACDGGYEYHRASESTRNNQMVEEAGSAGSSSDNRRMTRMVSPVSSQKFGSLSALDARPDSVTKKLADELEEGEIAVSGDSHMDHQQSGSWIQDRDEGEDEQVLQPKIKRKRSIRVRPRHTLEKPEKSGVEAHRGDSGLMPFQVDHKHQSQLRTDAEMKTFGQPSASRHDQTDSSKGRRNLPSRRIANTTKLHASPKSSRLNIQSAPAEDAAELSRENWDGKVTNRSGNSLLGSRMSDVIQRRCKNVISKFQRRIDKEGQQIVPLLTALWKRIENSSCMSGAGNNLLDLRKIELRVDRLEYNGVMELVFDVQFMLKGAMQFYGFSHEVRSEARKVHDLFFDILKIAFPDTDFREARNALSFSSTSSTPSPRPAAIGQSKRHRIINEVEPDNSSSHRPIQQGSIPTGDDTRIKVHLPKETRHGSGTGSSREQCQQGDSPHPGELVICKKKRKDRDKSVVKSRTGSSGPVSPPSMGRNITNPVPGSVSKDMRVAQQNSHQQGWANQPQPANNSSIGGGGGGGNVGWANPVKRLRTDAGKRRPSHL